From Demequina capsici, one genomic window encodes:
- a CDS encoding NAD kinase, translating to MGRRILIVANPHREDTLAAVEVARAALVDAGIDACTDFAAGVDAPIEAALVLGGDGTMLHAAHLTRDAGIPLLGVNLGHVGFLAELERDDVAHAAQRLASGAYEIEERGTVDVKVIAASGDVEVGWALNEATIERANPRTMLEVDLAVDGRPLSSFGCDGIVVATATGSTAHAFSGGGPVLWPNVEGLLLVPLAAHALFARPLVIGPGSTFTIDVVPHSETSGHVVLDGSRTIPLQPGGRVEMAYSAGRVRLARLSDAPFTERLVRKFHLPTTGWREDGRVRAPGVAGEGH from the coding sequence ATGGGCCGTCGGATCCTGATAGTCGCGAATCCGCACCGCGAGGACACGCTCGCCGCGGTCGAGGTGGCGCGGGCAGCGCTCGTGGACGCAGGGATCGACGCGTGCACAGATTTCGCCGCCGGGGTCGATGCGCCCATCGAGGCTGCGTTGGTGCTGGGCGGCGATGGGACCATGCTCCACGCCGCGCACCTGACGCGCGACGCGGGGATCCCTCTGCTCGGAGTCAACCTGGGTCATGTCGGTTTCCTCGCAGAGCTGGAGCGCGACGATGTGGCTCACGCTGCGCAGAGGCTCGCGTCGGGCGCCTATGAGATCGAGGAGCGCGGAACGGTAGACGTCAAGGTGATCGCCGCCTCCGGAGACGTCGAGGTCGGATGGGCCCTCAATGAGGCGACGATCGAGCGCGCGAATCCTCGGACGATGCTTGAGGTGGACCTGGCGGTCGACGGGCGGCCGCTGTCGAGCTTCGGATGCGACGGCATCGTCGTCGCGACTGCGACAGGATCGACCGCGCACGCGTTCTCGGGAGGCGGCCCGGTGCTCTGGCCGAATGTGGAGGGGTTGCTTCTGGTGCCGCTCGCGGCCCACGCACTGTTCGCTCGGCCGCTCGTGATCGGGCCCGGGTCGACGTTCACCATCGACGTGGTGCCGCATTCGGAGACGTCGGGCCACGTGGTTCTCGACGGCTCGCGCACCATCCCTTTACAGCCGGGCGGGCGGGTCGAGATGGCCTACAGCGCTGGACGTGTGCGGCTCGCGCGGCTATCCGACGCGCCGTTCACGGAGCGGCTCGTGCGCAAGTTCCACCTGCCCACCACAGGGTGGCGCGAGGACGGTCGAGTGCGTGCGCCGGGAGTAGCGGGGGAGGGCCACTAG
- the recN gene encoding DNA repair protein RecN produces MLHELSIENLGVIEAARLELGPGLTVVSGETGAGKTMVLTGLGLILGSKAVPATVRVGADSALAEAVVDVEPGSSQADRLEDAGAVLDDDGTVVVSRSVGATSRSRTVIGGRTVPQVLLAELASEWVTVHGQSDQQRLRSTARQRALLDEYAGDSHATVIAEFSRAWNAWREAREELERMESGADRARMEAARMRDDLAAIDEIDPQPGEDEALAAEAAVLQNSEAVRAGVLGAHEAIDGESDLTLVIAVDGARRALAEAARHDPALVELEQRLSEISYTASDVASELASYLDRMDSDPARLDLVLTRRSALAGLMRRVGADYDGLLDYRIRAAESVAQDDEWDERLELRRETAARAETLVRDVAARVTAGRIAAATRLATAVRAELASLAMPDAQFAVSVEPDELRHSGADAVMMTLAAHPGAPARPVAESASGGELSRVMLAIEVALARGALRPGHTFVFDEVDAGVGGKAAQAVGRRLAELARTHQVLVVTHLAQVAAFADTHIVVAKSTDGSITRSQVVSVEGEQRVQEIARLLSGREESETARAHALELLEASIVAP; encoded by the coding sequence GTGCTGCACGAGCTCTCCATCGAGAACCTGGGGGTCATCGAGGCCGCGCGTCTCGAGCTCGGCCCCGGGCTCACGGTCGTCTCAGGTGAGACAGGCGCGGGCAAGACCATGGTCCTCACCGGGCTGGGCCTCATCCTTGGCTCCAAGGCGGTGCCGGCGACGGTGAGAGTCGGTGCGGACTCCGCCCTCGCCGAGGCGGTGGTGGACGTCGAGCCGGGCTCCTCACAGGCTGATCGGCTAGAGGACGCGGGCGCAGTGCTCGATGACGACGGCACGGTCGTCGTGAGCCGGTCCGTCGGCGCGACCTCCAGGTCGAGGACGGTCATCGGCGGTCGCACGGTGCCGCAGGTGCTGCTCGCCGAGCTCGCGTCCGAATGGGTCACGGTGCACGGCCAGTCCGACCAGCAGCGCCTTCGGAGCACCGCCCGACAGCGGGCGCTCCTCGACGAATACGCAGGCGATTCCCACGCCACTGTGATCGCGGAGTTCTCGAGGGCGTGGAATGCCTGGCGCGAGGCTCGCGAGGAGCTGGAGCGCATGGAGTCGGGTGCGGATCGTGCGCGGATGGAAGCGGCCCGGATGCGAGACGACCTCGCAGCGATCGACGAGATCGACCCTCAGCCAGGCGAGGACGAGGCACTCGCCGCCGAGGCCGCGGTGCTGCAGAACTCCGAGGCGGTGCGCGCCGGCGTTCTCGGGGCTCACGAAGCGATCGACGGTGAGTCTGACCTGACGCTCGTGATCGCCGTCGACGGCGCGCGTCGCGCATTGGCGGAAGCGGCACGGCACGACCCTGCGCTCGTCGAGCTCGAGCAACGGCTCTCCGAGATCTCGTACACGGCTTCGGATGTCGCCTCCGAGCTGGCGTCATACCTGGACAGGATGGACTCGGACCCGGCGCGTCTGGACCTGGTGCTCACCCGGCGTTCCGCGCTCGCGGGTCTCATGCGACGCGTCGGCGCCGACTACGACGGGCTCTTGGACTACCGGATCCGAGCGGCCGAATCGGTGGCGCAGGACGATGAATGGGACGAGCGGCTCGAGCTGCGTCGCGAGACGGCGGCCCGCGCGGAGACGCTCGTGCGTGACGTCGCCGCGCGCGTCACGGCCGGCAGGATCGCCGCGGCCACGCGTCTCGCGACAGCGGTGCGCGCCGAGCTCGCGTCGCTTGCGATGCCCGACGCGCAGTTCGCCGTGTCGGTGGAGCCCGACGAGCTGCGTCACTCTGGCGCCGACGCGGTGATGATGACGCTCGCCGCGCATCCGGGCGCTCCCGCGCGGCCGGTGGCTGAGTCCGCGTCGGGCGGCGAGCTGTCGCGCGTCATGCTTGCGATCGAGGTGGCGCTCGCTCGAGGAGCGCTCCGGCCTGGGCACACGTTCGTGTTCGACGAGGTGGACGCCGGCGTCGGCGGAAAGGCCGCGCAGGCGGTCGGCAGGCGGCTCGCGGAGCTTGCGCGCACGCATCAGGTGCTCGTCGTGACCCATCTCGCTCAGGTCGCAGCATTCGCCGATACCCACATTGTCGTCGCGAAGTCCACGGATGGGTCGATCACTCGCTCGCAGGTCGTGTCCGTCGAAGGCGAGCAACGGGTGCAGGAGATCGCTCGTCTGCTGTCGGGCCGCGAGGAGTCGGAGACCGCACGCGCCCACGCGCTTGAGCTGTTGGAGGCCTCCATCGTGGCACCATGA
- a CDS encoding TlyA family RNA methyltransferase, producing the protein MRLDRALAERGVARSRSHAQELIRSGAVAVDGATVTRPSHTVSADTVITVSADARYVSRAAFKLAGALEACAPLGLNVAGMTVLDAGASTGGFTQTLLEHGVAHVLAVDVGHGQMAAAIAADPRVTSREGVNVRDLSASAPGAGVDLVVADLSFISLRLVLPALADFAREGAQMLLMVKPQFEVGRERLGAGGVVTSLADRAAAVAGVLAAARALGLVVRHVARSGLPGPHGNVEFFVWVGGPWQARSDSEQEPAWPVLDQDAENAAIRREVHASGQREGE; encoded by the coding sequence GTGCGGCTCGACCGCGCGCTGGCGGAGCGGGGTGTTGCACGGTCCCGTTCGCATGCGCAGGAGCTCATCCGCTCTGGTGCTGTCGCTGTGGACGGTGCGACGGTCACGCGGCCGTCGCACACCGTGTCTGCGGACACGGTGATCACCGTGAGCGCAGACGCTCGCTACGTGTCGCGCGCCGCGTTCAAGTTGGCCGGTGCACTCGAAGCGTGTGCGCCTCTCGGCCTGAATGTGGCCGGCATGACTGTTCTCGACGCAGGCGCCTCGACCGGAGGCTTCACGCAGACGCTGCTTGAACACGGCGTGGCGCATGTGCTGGCTGTGGACGTCGGCCATGGTCAGATGGCGGCTGCGATCGCCGCGGACCCGCGAGTCACGTCCCGCGAAGGGGTGAATGTGCGCGACCTGAGTGCCTCCGCTCCCGGCGCCGGCGTCGATCTTGTGGTCGCCGATCTCTCGTTCATCTCGCTTCGACTGGTGCTTCCCGCGCTTGCGGACTTCGCTCGCGAGGGCGCTCAGATGCTTCTGATGGTGAAGCCGCAGTTCGAGGTGGGGCGGGAGCGTCTTGGCGCGGGTGGGGTGGTGACGAGCCTCGCCGACAGGGCGGCCGCGGTGGCCGGCGTGCTGGCTGCTGCGCGTGCGCTCGGGCTCGTCGTGCGTCATGTCGCACGCAGCGGACTCCCTGGTCCGCACGGGAACGTGGAATTCTTCGTGTGGGTCGGTGGGCCATGGCAGGCTAGAAGCGACAGTGAGCAGGAGCCCGCGTGGCCAGTGCTCGACCAGGACGCGGAGAACGCCGCGATCCGTCGTGAGGTGCATGCCTCAGGGCAGCGGGAGGGAGAGTGA
- a CDS encoding HAD-IIA family hydrolase, with protein MTDRPMLRGTTRPLQEVHDVALVDLDGVAYRGPEAIPSAPPALAAARAAGMRVVFVTNNANRAPETVAAHLTDLGMPTTRDEVMTAAQAGAALLATLVPSDATVLVVGGDGLKAAVEELGFATVESAADAPDAVIQGFNPDIRWRDLAEVAYAVQGGALHVATNLDLTIPNDRGIAPGNGSLVRAVAEATGAIPPAAGKPEPAMFHLAAAKAEAHNPVMIGDRLDTDLKGARAAGYAGLLVLTGVDGPREAILASPDMRPAYITEDMSGLAEPHPAPVEAHGWWLVGDARARVREGLLSVEGGSRIDRVRAACAAAWSTVDAGGFLDVEALTDDGVA; from the coding sequence GTGACGGACAGGCCGATGCTGCGGGGGACCACACGACCCCTTCAGGAGGTGCACGACGTCGCGCTCGTTGACCTCGATGGTGTCGCGTACCGCGGGCCTGAAGCTATTCCCAGCGCGCCGCCGGCGCTCGCTGCCGCACGCGCGGCCGGCATGCGAGTCGTCTTCGTGACGAACAACGCGAACCGGGCTCCGGAGACGGTCGCCGCGCACCTGACCGACTTGGGCATGCCGACCACCCGCGACGAGGTCATGACGGCAGCGCAGGCAGGCGCCGCTCTTCTCGCCACCCTGGTGCCGAGCGACGCCACCGTGCTGGTCGTCGGTGGTGACGGACTGAAGGCCGCGGTCGAGGAGCTCGGCTTTGCGACGGTGGAGAGCGCCGCAGATGCACCCGACGCAGTGATCCAGGGCTTCAACCCGGACATTCGGTGGCGTGATCTGGCTGAGGTGGCCTATGCCGTGCAGGGTGGTGCGTTGCACGTTGCAACGAACCTGGACCTGACGATCCCGAATGATCGAGGCATCGCCCCGGGCAACGGATCCTTGGTCCGTGCGGTGGCGGAGGCTACCGGCGCCATTCCTCCTGCAGCGGGCAAGCCCGAGCCGGCCATGTTCCACCTGGCGGCCGCGAAGGCCGAGGCTCACAACCCGGTGATGATCGGGGATCGGCTGGACACGGACCTGAAGGGCGCGCGCGCCGCTGGTTACGCGGGGCTGCTCGTGCTCACCGGAGTCGACGGCCCGCGCGAGGCCATCCTCGCGTCGCCGGACATGCGGCCGGCCTATATCACCGAGGACATGTCGGGACTCGCCGAGCCGCACCCCGCGCCGGTGGAGGCACACGGATGGTGGCTGGTCGGCGACGCCCGCGCCCGGGTGCGGGAAGGCCTGCTGTCCGTCGAGGGCGGCAGTCGCATCGATCGCGTGCGTGCCGCGTGTGCCGCGGCATGGTCCACGGTCGACGCGGGGGGCTTCCTCGACGTTGAGGCGCTCACCGATGACGGGGTAGCCTGA